GCAATACTCAATCATGATGCTAAACCATTGCTAAGAAAATTAATCCTTTACTTCACATCATATGCAAAAGTAAAGACCGACAGTTGAAGGAGAAACCCAATAATGCTCTAAAATGTCAACATGTTGCGGCTGCTCAGTTgcctcatttgtgtccaactctgtgaccccgtggactgtagcccatcaggctcctctgcccgtggggttcttgaggcaagaatattggagtgggttgccatgccctcctccaggggatcttcccgacccagggactgaacccatgtctcctgtgtctcctgcattgcaggaggattctttacccactgagccaccaggaaaaccccaaaACGTTAACATAGAATATCTTCATAGATTTGAAAGAGGGAAGGAATCATCTAACTAGACACAATTATtagtaatcctaaaggaaaataattaaatgcaACTACTGTTGACCCCTGAACAGCTAAGGGTTTAGGGATACCAACTCCCCATGCagtaaaaaatccacatataatttTACAGTCAGCTCTCTATGCCTAGATTTCCTCCATCTAAGGAGGACGCATTCAAGCAAATAGAGATCATGTCGTACTGtggtacatttttttccttttttggccatgccacatggcatgtgggatcttacatgcagggatagaacctgcatcccctgcagtggaagtacagaggcttaaccactggactgccagggaagtcccatagtacatatttattgaaaaacatctctgtgtaagtggacccatgcagttcaaacccatgttgtccAAGAGTTAACtgcacattaaaattaagaactgctATTAACCAAAACCACCATAGAAACAGTGAAAAGATGAGCACACagtaggaaaaaaattacaacacatataactgataaaagtatatataaaaatgcagcattcatataaataatttattcaaaagtttatttttttttattaatcactTGGTATTATCTTTAATTAAGTACAAAGATTTTTCCAATCACATCACATAGAGATCATTTTATCCACTGCTCTGTTTGGCTGCCAATCTCTTATCTCTCTCCTCAGCAATGGTAAGGCGAATACCCTTTCCACGGGGAAGAGAGATCCATGGTTTGTTGCCTTTGCCAATAACGAAAATGTTTGAGAGCCGTGTGGCAAAGCTGTTGCCGTTCGCATCTTTCACATGAACTACATCAAAAGAACCTGGATGTCTCTCCCGGTTTGTAATCACACCAATTCTTCCCAGGTTAGCACCTCCAGTCACCATGCACATGTTACCAGTGTCAAATTTGAGGAAATCAGTAATCTTGCCAGTCTCCAAGTCAATCTGAATGGTGTCATTCACCTTGATGAGGGGATCAGGGTAACGGATGGTACGAGCATCATGGGTTACCAGATAAGGGATTCCTTTTGTCCCCACAAATATCTTTCTTACTTTGCACAATTTATACTTGGCCTCCTCAGGTGTAATACGATGAACAGCAAAGCGACCCTTGGTGTCATAGATCAAACGAAAATTCTCTCCAGTCTTATCAATGCTGATGACATCCATAAAACCAGCAGGGTAGGTTATATCTGTGTAGACTTTGCCATCGATCTTAATGAAACGCTGCATGCAGATCTTCTTTACTTCATCTCCAGTTAGGGCATACTTAAGTCTATTCCTTAGGAAAATGGCTAGGGGGAGACATTCCCTTAGCTTGTGGGGGCCGGTAGATGGACGAGGGGCAAACACACCAGTCAGTTTATCCAGCATCCAATGTTTTGGAGCTGCTACGCGTTTCAGGTGCTTCTTGGGACCCCGAGCCATGGCTGCGCTAGGCACGAAAAGAGCTCAAAAGTTTAAATTAAGTATCTACCATATATGAGGCACTGGTCTAGGCAATGGTAATATATTCTAGTAGGGACAGAGAAAATAaagtagatgaatagataaaatatATGTAGTATGTTAAACAGTGATTACTGCCAATGAGAAAAACAGCAAAAGGCATCATTTTTCTGTTGTCAATAAATATACAAGTACATTGTCACTCATTCACAGGTGCCTGTTCTGAGTCTTGGGTAAGTTGGGCCAACCCCAAGACTTACATAGGCTTAGGGAAGTCGTCCACCTGCACCCTATTTCCCCTCCATACATTTCCCTGTGCATAGACACACCTACTTCACTCTTCTGCTTGTGTGTATATGCAACTCCATAAAAAGAAGCAaagcttttacttttaaaatgcgAAGATGTGTTGTAAAtatttaagttcatttgtattatttctttttagattccacctataaaggatgtcatatgatatttctttctctgtctgacttacttcactcagtatgacaatctctagg
The sequence above is drawn from the Dama dama isolate Ldn47 chromosome 3, ASM3311817v1, whole genome shotgun sequence genome and encodes:
- the LOC133042541 gene encoding small ribosomal subunit protein eS4, X isoform-like, yielding MARGPKKHLKRVAAPKHWMLDKLTGVFAPRPSTGPHKLRECLPLAIFLRNRLKYALTGDEVKKICMQRFIKIDGKVYTDITYPAGFMDVISIDKTGENFRLIYDTKGRFAVHRITPEEAKYKLCKVRKIFVGTKGIPYLVTHDARTIRYPDPLIKVNDTIQIDLETGKITDFLKFDTGNMCMVTGGANLGRIGVITNRERHPGSFDVVHVKDANGNSFATRLSNIFVIGKGNKPWISLPRGKGIRLTIAEERDKRLAAKQSSG